The genomic region CGGCCCTTATTCCTCTGGCGGTGCCGTTCCTGGCCACCGGCGAGATCGGCGCCGTCGGGGTGATCGCCGCCCTGGCCGTCGCCTCCACGATCGTGGACGTGTCCCCGTTCTCCACCAACGGCGCCCTGGTCCTGGCCAATGCCCCGGACGACGTGGACAAGGACAGGTTCTACAAGCAGATTCTGGCGTACAGCGGCATCGTGGTCGCCGTCGGGCCAGCCGTCGCCTGACTGGTCATGGTGGTCCCCGGCTGGATGTAGCCGGCACCTCTTCCAATCCCCGCCAGCTCAATCCCCGCCAGCAAGATCCGGGGCAGCAAGATCCGCACCAGCCGACCGACCAAGAAGGAACACGCTCATGATTTTCGAACCCACGCCCGGCGCCGACGGTCCCCTGACCGGCTATCTTGTGGTGGACCTGAGCCGCGCCCTCGCCGGCCCGCATGCCGGGATGATGCTTGCCGACCTCGGCGCGCGGGTGATCAAGGTGGAGAATCCGGGCACGGGAGACGACACCCGCGGCTGGGGCCCGCCGTTCGTGGGTCCCGAGGACGATCCGCAGGCCACGTACTTCCTGTCCTGCAACCGCAACAAGGAATCGATTGCCTTGGATTTGAAGAGCGACGACGGCCGTGCAGTCCTGCGCGGGCTGCTGGAACGCGCCGATGTGGTGATTGAGAACTTCCGTCCCGGTGTCCTGGAACGGCTCGGATTCTCCGCCGCGGACATGCATGCGCTGAATCCGGCGCTGGTGGTCCTGTCCATCACCGGGTTCGGGCACGACGGGCCGGAATCCCGGCGCAGCGGCTACGACCAGATCCTGCAGGGCGAGGCCGGGCTGATGTCCCTGACCGGGTCCGGGCCGGACGATCCGCAGCGGGTGGGCGTGCCCATCGCCGACCTCCTCTCCGGCATGTACGGGGCGTTCGGCACCCTGGCCGCGCTGCTGCAGCGCGAACGCACGGGCCGGGGCCAGATCGTCCGCACGTCCTTGCTGGCGGCACTGGTCGGGGTCCATGCCTTCCAGGGCACCAGGGCCACCGTTGCAGGGGAGGTTCCGGCGGCCCAGGGCAACCACCACCCGTCCATCGCCCCCTACGGCCTGTTCCACTGCCGGCGGGGCCGGGTCCAGATCAGCGTGGGCAGCGAGAAACTCTGGCGCACGTTCGCTGCCGAGTTCGGGATCGACGCCGCGCGGCCGGAATTCGCCTCGAATGCCGACCGGGTGCGGAACCGCGAGAAAGTGATCGAGGAAGTGGAGCAGGCGTTCGCCGGTTTCGAGGCCGAACCGCTGCTCACCAGACTTAACGACGCCGGCATCCCGGCCGGCAAGGTCAGGACCCTGGGCGAAGTCTACGAATGGGACCAGGTCCGCTCACAGGGTCTCGTCATTGACGTCCAGCACCAGGTCCTCGGCACGGTGAGCCTGCCCGGTCCCCCGCTGCGGTTCTTCTCTGCCGCGGACACCGCGGAAACCACCCTCACCGCGCACACCGCCCCGCCGCTGCTGGACCAGCACGGGGACCAGATCCGGACATGGCTGGGACTGCGGCCGGCTGGGGAATCCAGCACAGTCCACGAATCCAGCACAGCCGAGGACTCCAGCACAGCCCTGGAAGGTCGCCCGGCATGTTGACGCGGCAGGGGGTCCGGCACCTGGATGCCGCCGAACTCATCGCCGCGGTCCTCGACCCCGGGTCCTACCGGAGCTGGGACGGCCCCGTCGCGGACCCCGATCCGGGCCCCGAGTACCGGCAGGACCTGGCCGCGGCCCGGGCGAAGACCGGCGTGGACGAATCCGTCCTGACCGGCGAAGGACTCATCCGCGGCCGCCGGGTCGCCGTGATCGTCAGCGAGTTTCGGTTCCTCGCCGGCTCCATCGGCCAGGCCGCGGCGGAACGGATTGTCACCGCCGTCGAACGGGCCACCCGCGAGGGCCTGCCCCTCCTGGCAGGTCCGGCCTCGGGCGGCACCCGCATGCAGGAGGGAACCATCGCGTTCCTGTCCATGGTTAAGATCAGCGCCGCCGTCCGGACCCACCGGCAGGCCGGGCTGCCCTACCTCGTCTACCTGCGGCATCCCACCACGGGAGGCGTCATGGCCTCATGGGGATCCCTCGGCCACATCACCGCCGCCGAACCCGGAGCGCTGCTCGGCTTCCTCGGACCGCGGGTCTACGAGGCCCTCCACGGCAACCCGTTCCCGGAGAACGTCCAGACGGCCGAAAACCTCTTCGATAAGGGGCTGATTGACGCGGTGGTCCCGCCCCGGCAACTGCCCGACGTCGTCGACCGCGCCCTGAGCATCCTGGCCACCGGCACGCGGCTGCCGGTGGCACCTCCCGTGACCCTGCGGGCGAAGCCGTCCGGCGCCGGCGCCTGGGAATCGATCGGCATCTCCCGCAATCTCCGCCGGCCGGACGTGCGGCAGCTGCTGGCGCACGGCGCACGGGAGGTCCTCCCGCTCAACGGCACCGGCCAGGGCGAAAAGGACCCCGGCCTTCAGTTGGCCCTGGCCCGCTTCGGGCAGGAATCCTGCGTAGTCATCGGCCACACCCGGCCCAGGCCGCCCCGCACGGCGGCAGTGGGACAAACGGCAGTTGAACAAGTGGCAGTGGCACAAGCGGCGATGGGGCCGGCGTCCCTCCGGGAGGCCCGGCGCGGCATGCGCCTGGCCGAGGAACTCGGACTGCCGCTTGTCACGGTCATCGACACCGCCGGCGCCGCCCTCTCCCGTGAGGCCGAGGAAGGCGGCCTGGCCGGCGAAATCGCCCGTTCCCTGCACGAACTCATCGGGCTCAACGCCCCCACAGTGTCCGTGCTGCTCGGGCAGGGAGCCGGCGGCGGCGCACTGGCCCTCCTGCCCG from Arthrobacter sp. NicSoilB8 harbors:
- a CDS encoding CoA transferase — protein: MIFEPTPGADGPLTGYLVVDLSRALAGPHAGMMLADLGARVIKVENPGTGDDTRGWGPPFVGPEDDPQATYFLSCNRNKESIALDLKSDDGRAVLRGLLERADVVIENFRPGVLERLGFSAADMHALNPALVVLSITGFGHDGPESRRSGYDQILQGEAGLMSLTGSGPDDPQRVGVPIADLLSGMYGAFGTLAALLQRERTGRGQIVRTSLLAALVGVHAFQGTRATVAGEVPAAQGNHHPSIAPYGLFHCRRGRVQISVGSEKLWRTFAAEFGIDAARPEFASNADRVRNREKVIEEVEQAFAGFEAEPLLTRLNDAGIPAGKVRTLGEVYEWDQVRSQGLVIDVQHQVLGTVSLPGPPLRFFSAADTAETTLTAHTAPPLLDQHGDQIRTWLGLRPAGESSTVHESSTAEDSSTALEGRPAC
- a CDS encoding carboxyl transferase domain-containing protein, whose amino-acid sequence is MLTRQGVRHLDAAELIAAVLDPGSYRSWDGPVADPDPGPEYRQDLAAARAKTGVDESVLTGEGLIRGRRVAVIVSEFRFLAGSIGQAAAERIVTAVERATREGLPLLAGPASGGTRMQEGTIAFLSMVKISAAVRTHRQAGLPYLVYLRHPTTGGVMASWGSLGHITAAEPGALLGFLGPRVYEALHGNPFPENVQTAENLFDKGLIDAVVPPRQLPDVVDRALSILATGTRLPVAPPVTLRAKPSGAGAWESIGISRNLRRPDVRQLLAHGAREVLPLNGTGQGEKDPGLQLALARFGQESCVVIGHTRPRPPRTAAVGQTAVEQVAVAQAAMGPASLREARRGMRLAEELGLPLVTVIDTAGAALSREAEEGGLAGEIARSLHELIGLNAPTVSVLLGQGAGGGALALLPADRTIAAQHAWLSPLPPEGASAIVHRSTDFAPAMSAAQGVNIAALHANGLVEHIVDERPDAAGEAQAFCRRLGRAIEYELAALASAGVTELLPRRLEKYRRLGSLQAPRAERRQPSEGHPSGDQPPDVRA